Within Terriglobales bacterium, the genomic segment CTTTTCTCGGTAACAGTAACACTTGTTACTGTGCCTCTGGGATGGCTTTTGGCCAACGCGTGTTTTCGCTCCTCCGCGCAAGAGGTTGAATGTTTCTATTTTCTTCCCATTGACGATCTAGATTATGAAAACCTCAAGCGGCCGATCCTGTGCCTGGTACTCGGTGCGCTCGTATTTACTGCTTACTACATCTACGAGGTCAACACAGTTCCATTGTTCTACCTGCTGCGAAACCCTGGTGATTATCTTGAACTAGTAACATTGCGAGAGGAATCATTTAAACTCCTCGATTCCCGATTCACATACATTTATTTCATTCTTAGATCGGTATTGTATCCGTTTCTGATACTCGTAACTCTGGGGTGTTATTTGAGGACTCGGGAGCGGTTGTGGTTTGTTCTATTCTCTGTGACGACTTTCATGGGTTTATTCTTTGCATCGTTGTCATTAGCAAAAGCTCCCGTCTCCATTATCTTCGCGGTCATCGGGCTGTTTACGTACCTCTATAGGCGAGGGAAGTTGGGCAAGAAACTGGTGATTACTATTTTAGTTCTGGTCCTGCTATTCCCATTCTTTGTCGTTCTTGGAATATCTACCGATTCAGTTACAGTGCAAATGGCAACCCTGGCACTAGCGTCACGGGTGTTTTATATGCCAGCA encodes:
- a CDS encoding O-antigen polymerase, whose protein sequence is MIFLPSLYVYSQQEGPYRSTFLFSVTVTLVTVPLGWLLANACFRSSAQEVECFYFLPIDDLDYENLKRPILCLVLGALVFTAYYIYEVNTVPLFYLLRNPGDYLELVTLREESFKLLDSRFTYIYFILRSVLYPFLILVTLGCYLRTRERLWFVLFSVTTFMGLFFASLSLAKAPVSIIFAVIGLFTYLYRRGKLGKKLVITILVLVLLFPFFVVLGISTDSVTVQMATLALASRVFYMPAEVVYYYFEVFPQQTNFLHGRSIDKLARALGEAPFPIENHVGTYAYPQYQDTVSANGAFIAYLYADFGVAGVLLGGILAGFVMQSVGIWVIRRRKTIITIAAYAFMMYAFWFLHSISLAVVIASNGVALIIILTVLLSRTRGKESSAPVRYQGF